In Pseudocalidococcus azoricus BACA0444, the genomic stretch CCACTGCACCAGGCCCCAGATGGGCGTGTCTCTGGTTAAGTCTAGATTTGCACCCGGATTACTGTGGGTGATGGCTAAACTCATCTCCGACCCCAGGCCAGCCACCTGTTGAATCGGAATCTCGGCTGTTTGCTCAGGGTTGATTAACTCTAAAGTTACGGAGGTATCGGGCTGTTGGGTTTGTAACCATCGCAATGCCGCCACAGCCGCAGCACAGGCAAATACAGGCAATGTATAACCCGATTGGGATGAGAGAGAAGGCATAGGTTAAAAATTCCGGGGCTGTTCCAACCATCATGGCACTGTCAGGGGTGGGCCTGTGAGATATTTTTCCGCAACCATTGCCGCCGGAAGGGGCCGATCAAAGAAATATCCTTGTCCAAATTGACAGCCCAAGGCCAGTAAATAGGCTTGTTCAGATTCGGTTTCAATCCCTTCTGCTACCACATCCAGGCCCAGTTGTTGACTCAAGAGCATGATTGTCTTTACGACTTGATAGTTGGTGGTACTGGGGGTAATTCCGACAATGAAGCAGCGGTCAATTTTGAGGGTGTTAACCGGTAAACAGTGGAGATAACTCAGTGAAGAATAGCCAGTGCCAAAGTCATCAATACTAATTTGAATCTGACGGGCGCGTAGTTGTTGAGTTAAGGCAATTGTAGTTTCGGCATTTTCCATAATGCAAGTTTCCGTAATTTCCAACTTGACACAGGCTGGATTGACTTGAGTTTCCGAGATAATTTGATCAATATCATCCAGGAGTGTGGGACAGACAAACTGACGAATTGAAATATTAATGCCCATGGTTAGATCTGGATAACCTGACCGATGCCATTGCTGTAATTGTGCACAGGCCTGGCGAAGAATCAATAAACCAACTGGGACAATAAATCCTGTGGTTTCTAAGCAAGGAATAAATTCCCCAGGTGAGACCGTGCCGCGGTGGGGATGTTGCCAACGAATCAGAGCTTCAAAACCAGAAAGTTCTTGGGTTTGCAAATTAAAAATTGGTTGATAATAAATAGTAAATTCCTGACGATCTAAGGCCCGCTGTAGATCACTTTCTAAGGTCAGGCGGTGAACAATGGCCAGGTGCATCTGATGATCATAAATTTGATAACTGCCGCGTCCGTTTCCCTTGGCCTGGTACATAGCAATATCGGCATTTTTCAAAAGTTCTTCAGGCCCAAGAGTTGAACGATCAGAAAAGGTAATTCCCAGGGATGCTGTCATAAAGATCTCGGCATTCGGCAAGGAAAAGGGGGCCTGGAAGCTCTGTTGAATGTTCCGTAGAAATGGCATTAATTGGCTGGGGGAGGAAACATTTAACTTCAAATAGCAAAACTCATCTTCTCCCATGCGGGCTAACACATCCCCAGGCCTGAGTAATTGCTTTAAGCGCGCCGCAATGGCGGTTAATAACTGATCTCCTACTAAATACCCTAAAGAACCATTGACTAACTTAAATTCATCGCAATCTAAAATAATGAGGGCAAATTCTGCTGAGTTAGAGATTTGAATATTGTGGATGCTGCGGACTAGGGCGGTGCGACTGGGTAATTGAGTCAGGGGGTCTTGATTGATCATCTGTTGCAGATCTGCTGTCCGAGCCTGAACCGTCGCTTCAAGGGTGGCATTAAAGCTTGCTAAATCCTGATATTGCTGACGAATCCGTAACATAGATTGCACTCGCGCCCGTAACTCCATCCGGTTCACAGGTTTAGTCACAAAATCATCAGCACCAGCATCTAGGCAACGAAATAGATCCTGTTTACTACTGAGGGCGGTCACCATAATGATTGGTATGCCTTCCCATTGACTGGTTGCTTTAATCCGTTGACAGACTTCCAGGCCCTTTAAGCCCGGCATCATTAAATCCAACAGAATCAGATCAGGATTGTAGTGCTCCAGGCCAGAAAGAGCGGTTTGCCCATCAGCCGCATAATGGAGACAATGATCTTGATCGGCTAAATACATTTCAATCACGTCATAGTTATGCGGATCATCATCCACAATTAAGATGGTAGCCATAGTTGTCCCTGGAGGCGGCAGGTGAATATCGGCCTAGTTAAGGTTAGTATTACTCATCTGGTTTATAGTAGTCGATGTTTTCTGATGAATTTTCATAGTTTTAAGATTAACTAAAGAAATCCAATCCAGCAAGTTAATAATCGGTTGTCAGAGGGGAAAGAATCTGTAAGGCTGGAATTGCAGAGCGTGATAACTATACGCTTGGATACTTTTTCTTTATATCGTTCCATATCATTACAGTGATCACTCCAGAACCATTGAAGTCTTACCTGTAATTTTAATCTGTCAATTTTGATTAATGGTTGTTTAGAAGTGCGGCAAAGTACCAATGCCAGGCCCCTGATTTGATATTTAGCCAATCCTCAGGCCTTCAACGGTCTCTAATATTTTTGAATTGTAGTTTCAATATGCTTTTCATGCGATTGACTTAACCCTGTCGGATTACGATCAATTTTGCGACTACACCACCTTCTACAAATGTTGCCACGCTTGATCCTCTGCAGGGGTTAACGAATCTTCGGCTAGGCCAACTTCGCTTAAATGTGTTATCTCTAAATCTTCTCCCTACTAGTGGGGTGATGGAAGGGATTAATAAAATAATAAAATTAAGGTAATTAAGCATCAAGCGTATGGCTCTACAAATTTTAGGCATCTACCAATGGGCCTGATGGCTTGTTTTTCCCATTGGTCTTACCTATCACCCTCTTCCCAAGAGAGCCGATTTAATGTCTAATTATGACACTAAATGACAGTTGGGGAAAAGTAAAACAAAGCCCCCAAAAGGAGTCTGAGGGCTGAACACATTCATAGATCAGGGACGGGACTGGTGGGAGTCGAACCCACGGCCTAGCACTTAGGAGGCGCTCGCTCTATCCTGCTGAGCTACAGCCCCACATTCTCTATTGCTCACTATAGCGTTACACAGACTGCTCTGACTCATACAATCTTAGATATGGTGTCAGCAATAGACTATTGACCCGTTCCTAACCTAACCCTCAATGGGTAACGCTATCTGCCTCTTGAGGCGTTAAAGCTAAGACCTCAGATTCTAAAGATGGGTGATTTAGACCAGGCCAAGAACCCCCAACTGCCTGAGAGTGAATAACTTAGGCAAAAGCTGGATCAAGTTGAGGAGAAGTCGAGTACCTCAAGATAGCTGGTGGATCGCAGGTAATCAGGGTCAATTCAAGCTGCGTCTGCTTCTTCCGCTTCTACAGCAATCGTTAAAAAGCGAATGACTTCTTCACTCAAGCGCATGGCCCGCTCCATGACACTGATGGCCGTTCCCGACCCTTTGAAGTCAATTTGGATATATACCCCTTCTCGAAATTTTTTAATCGGATAGGCTAGGCGGCGTTTTCCGCGGTGTTGGATGGTAACCTCAGTAGCTCCTTGTTCTTGGAGAATAGTTTGGTATTGGAGAATGACCTGTTCCAACTGCTCATCAGAAAGATCAGGGCGAATGATATAAAGGGTTTCGTAGGTTTGGGGAATCATGATCGTTTGGTCTCCTTTTGGACTAGCGGCCGCTGATAAAAATCTACTTGAAGATAGATTATGGATTTTCAGCAGCAAGGTTTTCCCATGAACGGGATGCACAGATTTATAATTCTATCACTGAGTTCGGCCCAGGCCCTGAGCAATTATGGTGCAACGATATGTCCGTGTCCAATCCTCTACTGGCATTCACTATGGTCTTTTACAACTCAATCGAGAGGTCATAGTTTTAGATGCGGCTCCCTGGGCGGGTGGCCAGGCCAATGGGCAAACCCTAGGCAGCGATGACTATGAACTCTTAACGCCCTGTTTGCCGTCCAAAATTGTCGCCATTGGCCGAAACTATGCCAAACATGCTGCTGAGATGGGGAATGAAGTTCCGAGTTATCCCTTAATTTTCCTCAAGCCGCCCACTGCCCTCCAGGCCCCCCAGCAGCCGATTTACTATCCATCTCAACTCACTCGGGTGGATTACGAAGGGGAACTGGCCGTCGTGATTGGTTGCAAAGCCAGTTCTGTATCCATAGAAGAAGCCGGAAATTACATTTGGGGTTATACCGTCGCTAATGATGTCACCGCCAGAGATTTACAGCGGACTGAGCAACAGTGGACACGCTCAAAAGGGTTTGATACCTTTTGTCCCCTCGGCCCGTGGATTGTGCCACAGATTAACCCCGATGCCCTCCTCCAAACCTTTATCAATGACAATCCCCAACCCGTACAGTCAGCGCCCATCAATCAAATGGTTTTTAGTCCAGGGGAGTTGATTGCTTTTATCAGCGGGGTGATGACTTTACTGCCCGGTGATGTGATCCTCACAGGAACCCCCCAAGGGATTGGCCCCTTACAAGTAGGCGATCGAGTCCGGGTGGAAGTGGAAGGGATTGGCAGCCTAGACAATCCGGTTGTTGCCCGGTAGCGAATAACATCGGCATGGAATTATTTATCTCCAAACTCTTACCTCTGTTTGCTTACCCCCTAGGACTTGCTTGTCTGGGCTTAATTGTGGCTATGTGCTGTCTCTGGAAACAACCTCGGATTGCCGCAGTTGCCATAGTTATTAGTTTTGGGGCATTGTTTTTAGGAGGAAATTATGTTATTGCCCAAAGTTTAACCGCGGCCTTAGAATACCAAAACCCAGCCCCCAAGCCATTACCAAAAGCTGCAGCCATTATTGTCCTGGGTGGGGGAGTCCGCAGCCAAATTCCACCCAGTCCCTGGGTTGATCTCAATGATGGGGGAGATCGGATTCTCTATGGGGCTAAACTTTGGCGTGAAGGCTATGCCCCCTACCTGATTTTGAGTGGTGGGCGGGTTGATTCTACCCCCGGAGTATCTGAGGCGGCAGATATGGCCCAAATAGCCCAGGCCATGGGAGTTCCGCCCACAGCTATTCTCTTGGAACCTAACTCGCGCACCACCTATGAAAACGCCCAATTTACTCAGGAATTATTGAACCAGCAAGCCATCAGCGGGCGGTTATTATTAGTCACCTCGGCCTGGCATCTGCCCCGCGCCTTAGGCATTTTTCGTCACTTTAAATTAGATGTAATCCCGGCCCCGATTGACTATCGCTCTAATGGGACAACTGTTTTAGCCGGTCTAGCCGCCATCCCTTTTTATCTAATCCCGGATGTGGAATGGCTAAGTCTGACGACTATGATGCTCAAGGAATATTTTGGCTTAGGCATTTACTGGTTGCGGGGCTGGCTCTAGGCTGAGGGTATCGGGGGTAGCGATGAAGCAATTGCCGAGATTGGGATTTAAAATCAAATGGCGAAGCTCTTGACGGATTGGGGCAGTTAGATAGTGGACTTGAACATTGCGCCAGGCCTGCCAGTGTTCTTCTTGCTGCTGACTAATTAACGCGGCCAATTCGGGGGAAGATTTCCTGAGTTCCAGGCCGAGTTGCCGTTGGAAAAATTGCCCCAAAACAACCCCATCATGCATTGAGCCAAGTAGGTCTTGTAATTCCCCCCAGGCCTGGACTTGGGCTGCATAGGAATCTGAGTAAAGAGGGGTAAAAAGTTCCATTTGATAGCGTAAACGTTTAATTTGCTTACGAAGGTCATGGAGGCGTTCACCCTCATGTTGGAGTAGCTGGCCAGGCTGTTCAACTCTAATCAGTTCTGGTTCCTGGGGGGTAATCCATTGAACCGCAATTTGCCAGGCCGGGTGCAGCAGTACCTTGGACAATAAGGGGAGGAGTAAATCTGGGGAAACGGTGCTAACGGAAATTTCTCCTGCCGGTTGATATTGGGGTTGAGCCAGCCACTCTTGCAGGCCGAGTTGCAATTTTTGATAGCGATCACCCCGTAAAATTTGAATCGCTCGGTCTAGGAAAATTTCCCGTTGTTTACTAATTTTTTTGATTAATTTACTCAGTTGGCTCTGTTCGGTCTGGGGCAAGGCTGGGTAGTAATCGGTTTTGAGGGTCTCGGCCATCACATCTAAGTCTCGGACTGGACTGAGTACCCCAGACAAATCCTTCACCCGTCGCACCGTAATTGTTTTCGGTAAGACCAGATAGGGAATAAACACTTCTAAGGCCGTCCGCAACCGCCGTAATCCGACCCGCATTTGATGGATCGCGT encodes the following:
- a CDS encoding EAL domain-containing response regulator; translated protein: MATILIVDDDPHNYDVIEMYLADQDHCLHYAADGQTALSGLEHYNPDLILLDLMMPGLKGLEVCQRIKATSQWEGIPIIMVTALSSKQDLFRCLDAGADDFVTKPVNRMELRARVQSMLRIRQQYQDLASFNATLEATVQARTADLQQMINQDPLTQLPSRTALVRSIHNIQISNSAEFALIILDCDEFKLVNGSLGYLVGDQLLTAIAARLKQLLRPGDVLARMGEDEFCYLKLNVSSPSQLMPFLRNIQQSFQAPFSLPNAEIFMTASLGITFSDRSTLGPEELLKNADIAMYQAKGNGRGSYQIYDHQMHLAIVHRLTLESDLQRALDRQEFTIYYQPIFNLQTQELSGFEALIRWQHPHRGTVSPGEFIPCLETTGFIVPVGLLILRQACAQLQQWHRSGYPDLTMGINISIRQFVCPTLLDDIDQIISETQVNPACVKLEITETCIMENAETTIALTQQLRARQIQISIDDFGTGYSSLSYLHCLPVNTLKIDRCFIVGITPSTTNYQVVKTIMLLSQQLGLDVVAEGIETESEQAYLLALGCQFGQGYFFDRPLPAAMVAEKYLTGPPLTVP
- a CDS encoding CHAD domain-containing protein → MTTLSNTAYQALHRHLRKVSKFEPGVLRDRDVDAIHQMRVGLRRLRTALEVFIPYLVLPKTITVRRVKDLSGVLSPVRDLDVMAETLKTDYYPALPQTEQSQLSKLIKKISKQREIFLDRAIQILRGDRYQKLQLGLQEWLAQPQYQPAGEISVSTVSPDLLLPLLSKVLLHPAWQIAVQWITPQEPELIRVEQPGQLLQHEGERLHDLRKQIKRLRYQMELFTPLYSDSYAAQVQAWGELQDLLGSMHDGVVLGQFFQRQLGLELRKSSPELAALISQQQEEHWQAWRNVQVHYLTAPIRQELRHLILNPNLGNCFIATPDTLSLEPAPQPVNA
- a CDS encoding fumarylacetoacetate hydrolase family protein — its product is MVQRYVRVQSSTGIHYGLLQLNREVIVLDAAPWAGGQANGQTLGSDDYELLTPCLPSKIVAIGRNYAKHAAEMGNEVPSYPLIFLKPPTALQAPQQPIYYPSQLTRVDYEGELAVVIGCKASSVSIEEAGNYIWGYTVANDVTARDLQRTEQQWTRSKGFDTFCPLGPWIVPQINPDALLQTFINDNPQPVQSAPINQMVFSPGELIAFISGVMTLLPGDVILTGTPQGIGPLQVGDRVRVEVEGIGSLDNPVVAR
- a CDS encoding YdcF family protein, translated to MELFISKLLPLFAYPLGLACLGLIVAMCCLWKQPRIAAVAIVISFGALFLGGNYVIAQSLTAALEYQNPAPKPLPKAAAIIVLGGGVRSQIPPSPWVDLNDGGDRILYGAKLWREGYAPYLILSGGRVDSTPGVSEAADMAQIAQAMGVPPTAILLEPNSRTTYENAQFTQELLNQQAISGRLLLVTSAWHLPRALGIFRHFKLDVIPAPIDYRSNGTTVLAGLAAIPFYLIPDVEWLSLTTMMLKEYFGLGIYWLRGWL
- the rpsF gene encoding 30S ribosomal protein S6, which gives rise to MPQTYETLYIIRPDLSDEQLEQVILQYQTILQEQGATEVTIQHRGKRRLAYPIKKFREGVYIQIDFKGSGTAISVMERAMRLSEEVIRFLTIAVEAEEADAA